A single genomic interval of Penaeus chinensis breed Huanghai No. 1 chromosome 23, ASM1920278v2, whole genome shotgun sequence harbors:
- the LOC125037676 gene encoding zinc finger BED domain-containing protein 5-like, with translation MPHHCRESDYALCIRDGKQEIKESSYSKFSLQFDESCDIAHCAVLLGFVRYVHQDRIKEEFLLCDNLLTTTKGEDVFNIINSFFTKNGLDWNSVQQVSVDGAPAMMGGHRGLRGLMQAVNPEISVDHCIIHRYSLGSKSLPGNLKLVFEDVLKIVNFIKSRDVNSRIFKELCKEMGEQYQVLLYHTDVRWLSRDKVVHRVIELRKAIQEFLEQKGSPFATKFTDKEWLARLCYLADIFAELNSGNLQLQGRNTTVIDARHTVAAFLAKLRLWIRRLEKGVIAQFPTLDQFIEENSHDTGSLLQTINKEMSDHLKGLETSMHHYFPESDQETASLQWIIHPFSVPDEAIHDDDFLRLANSVQESLDVVGIILNNVSVREGVLNCAGDENKKEDSLECCKRCQAGTFNHEAKNSSTSFKYATPTISLMLLTSLYTGDIVALLLI, from the exons ATGCCACACCATTGCAGAGAATCTGATTATGCCTTGTGCATACGAGATGGTAAGCAAG AGATCAAAGAAAGCTCATATAGCAAATTCTCCTTGCAATTTGATGAATCGTGTGACATAGCCCATTGTGCTGTTCTCCTTGGGTTCGTCCGTTACGTCCACCAGGACAGGATCAAAGAAGAGTTCCTATTGTGCGATAATCTGCTGACAACCACGAAGGGAGAAGATGTCTTCAATATCATCAACAGTTTCTTTACCAAGAATGGATTGGATTGGAACAGCGTTCAACAG GTCTCCGTCGATGGAGCACCGGCGATGATGGGTGGTCATCGTGGATTACGGGGCCTCATGCAAGCTGTCAATCCAGAAATTTCTGTAGATCATTGCATCATTCATCGGTACTCTCTTGGATCGAAAAGCCTGCCTGGTAATCTGAAGTTAGTGTTTGAAGATGTGTTGAAAATCGTCAACTTCATCAAGTCCAGGGATGTGAATTCGCGCATATTCAAGGAGCTGTGCAAGGAAATGGGAGAACAGTATCAAGTTCTGCTTTACCACACCGATGTTCGCTGGTTGTCACGAGACAAGGTTGTACATCGTGTCATTGAGCTCCGAAAGGCTATTCAGGAATTTCTGGAACAAAAAGGATCTCCTTTCGCTACCAAGTTCACTGATAAGGAGTGGCTTGCTCGACTTTGTTACTTGGCTGACATATTTGCGGAGCTGAACAGTGGTAATCTGCAACTCCAGGGCCGAAACACGACTGTCATTGATGCCCGTCACACTGTGGCTGCATTTCTGGCGAAACTGAGACTCTGGATTCGGCGCTTGGAGAAAGGAGTGATCGCCCAGTTCCCCACCCTAGACCAGTTTATTGAGGAGAATAGTCATGATACTGGATCTCTTCTACAGACCATCAACAAAGAGATGAGCGACCATTTGAAGGGGCTTGAAACAAGCATGCATCACTACTTTCCAGAGAGTGACCAAGAAACAGCCAGTCTTCAGTGGATCATTCATCCCTTCTCTGTACCTGATGAGGCCattcatgatgatgatttccT CCGACTCGCCAACTCTGTCCAAGAGAGCCTTGACGTTGTTGGTATCATTCTCAACAACGTATCTGTGCGAGAAGGGGTTCTCAACTGTGCTggggatgaaaacaaaaaagaggactCGCTTGAATGTTGCAAACGATGCCAGGCTGGCACTTTCAACCACGAAGCCAAGAATTCCTCAACTAGCTTCAAATATGCAACTCCAACCATCTCACTGATGCTCTTGACATCTTTG tACACCGGTGATATTGTGGCGTTGCTGTTAATATAA